A region of Streptomyces deccanensis DNA encodes the following proteins:
- a CDS encoding ABC transporter permease — translation MTTPHHTVPHGPAHAWRVVWRITKLNFKARLEFRGEFLMNVSVGAIWQVSIVVFASVLLTRFPGLGGWSSSDVLLIASMRMLAHGLYVLFLGRVQYMNVLVQEGIVDPCLIRPMPVYRQVQLAFFPVNALGDLVVAAGLFVAALQRSSLDWTAGRIAYVVAGVLGGMLVEAALFTALAAAAFHFPATSYWSQWLEELMGTFGSYPLSILPKAASAAFTFVVPLAFIAYFPAGVLTGHGDAMGVPEALAFASPFIGLTAFVLSRLLWNWSLSKYTGVNG, via the coding sequence ATGACGACTCCGCACCACACCGTCCCCCATGGGCCGGCCCACGCCTGGCGCGTCGTCTGGCGGATCACCAAGCTCAACTTCAAGGCTCGTCTCGAATTTCGGGGCGAGTTCCTGATGAACGTCTCCGTCGGCGCGATCTGGCAGGTCTCGATCGTCGTCTTCGCCTCCGTCCTGCTCACCCGGTTCCCAGGACTCGGCGGCTGGTCCAGCTCCGACGTGCTGCTCATCGCCAGCATGCGCATGCTCGCCCACGGGTTGTACGTGCTGTTCCTCGGCCGGGTCCAGTACATGAACGTCCTGGTCCAGGAAGGAATCGTCGACCCCTGCCTGATCCGCCCGATGCCGGTCTACCGCCAGGTCCAGCTGGCGTTCTTCCCGGTCAACGCCCTCGGTGACCTGGTCGTCGCGGCCGGTCTGTTCGTCGCCGCCCTGCAACGCAGTTCGCTCGACTGGACGGCGGGCCGGATCGCCTACGTGGTGGCCGGGGTCCTCGGCGGCATGCTGGTGGAGGCCGCGCTCTTCACGGCCCTGGCCGCCGCCGCGTTCCACTTCCCGGCCACGTCGTACTGGAGCCAGTGGCTGGAGGAGCTGATGGGCACCTTCGGCAGCTACCCGCTGAGCATCCTCCCGAAGGCCGCGTCCGCCGCGTTCACCTTCGTCGTACCGCTCGCGTTCATCGCCTACTTCCCGGCCGGCGTACTGACCGGCCACGGAGACGCGATGGGCGTACCGGAGGCGCTCGCGTTCGCCTCGCCCTTCATCGGCCTCACCGCGTTCGTCCTGTCACGGCTGCTGTGGAACTGGAGTCTCAGCAAGTACACGGGCGTCAACGGGTAG
- a CDS encoding ABC transporter permease — MTATAVRLFVQVCLVVYLWRGLYANTESSAGLDETQAVGYAVLAVLANRIRGLDRSAGRDMVIQHLRFGTIVYWYLRPMRPRRYYALRALGDQLYGFGWVFTGYLLCLAVGVVPPPASPSVAGVFAVSMLLGQLVLYYVMMLVDLMCFWTLRNEAALLILVFAQNLLSGVYAPLWYFPDWFITLSAFLPFQATLGVPLSIYVGRIGLGDAFGQMVIQAVWIVLLALLTRRLWDLAGRRVVSQGG; from the coding sequence ATGACCGCCACCGCCGTACGGCTGTTCGTCCAGGTCTGCCTGGTCGTCTACCTCTGGCGCGGGCTGTACGCGAACACCGAGTCCAGCGCCGGGCTGGACGAGACGCAGGCCGTCGGCTACGCCGTACTCGCCGTGCTCGCCAACCGCATCCGCGGCCTCGACCGCAGCGCGGGCCGCGACATGGTGATCCAGCATCTGCGCTTCGGCACGATCGTCTACTGGTACCTGCGGCCGATGAGACCCCGGCGCTACTACGCGCTGCGCGCCCTCGGCGACCAGCTCTACGGCTTCGGCTGGGTGTTCACCGGATACCTGCTGTGCCTCGCCGTCGGAGTCGTCCCCCCGCCCGCCTCCCCCTCGGTGGCCGGGGTGTTCGCCGTCAGCATGCTGCTCGGACAACTCGTCCTCTACTACGTGATGATGCTGGTCGACCTGATGTGCTTCTGGACCCTGCGCAACGAGGCGGCCCTGCTGATCCTCGTCTTCGCGCAGAACCTGCTCTCCGGTGTGTACGCCCCGCTCTGGTACTTCCCGGACTGGTTCATCACGCTCAGCGCGTTCCTGCCGTTCCAGGCGACGCTCGGCGTACCGCTCTCCATCTACGTCGGCCGCATCGGCCTCGGCGACGCTTTCGGGCAGATGGTGATCCAGGCCGTCTGGATCGTGCTGCTCGCGCTGCTCACCCGCCGGCTCTGGGACCTGGCCGGCCGACGCGTCGTGTCCCAGGGAGGCTGA
- a CDS encoding ABC transporter ATP-binding protein yields MSAVIEARGLSKVFRTTVRQPGFAGALRSLVSPRRVDKVAVRDVDFSVGRGELLALLGPNGAGKSTTIKMLTGILTPTSGEALVAGVVPHQDRERNAHNIGAVFGQRTQLWWDLPARESFEILRDIYGVPEGQFRERMEEFDGLLELSEFWDTRVRHLSLGQRVRCDLAASLLHDPPVVFLDEPTIGMDVVVKEQVRRFLRHQVEERDRTVLLTTHDMTEVERLAERVVLINHGRIVLDGSLQEIRRRFGGTWQVRATLADPADVEAVEQGEGGGGPVPLPGFAGIGVLRREGPRVVFGPVGEDAPTVHDALKVIIGRFRVADLSLEENDLEDVMRAAYLSDVPPQEAQHLATTVPSTNSDSTSTPQGG; encoded by the coding sequence TTGTCTGCGGTGATCGAGGCGCGTGGGCTGTCCAAGGTGTTCCGGACGACCGTGCGGCAACCCGGTTTCGCGGGGGCGCTCAGGTCGCTCGTCAGTCCGCGGCGCGTGGACAAGGTCGCGGTCCGGGACGTCGACTTCAGCGTCGGCAGAGGGGAGTTGCTCGCACTGCTCGGCCCCAACGGCGCCGGCAAGTCCACCACCATCAAGATGCTCACCGGCATCCTCACGCCCACCTCGGGCGAGGCCCTCGTCGCCGGGGTCGTCCCGCACCAGGACCGGGAGCGCAACGCCCACAACATCGGGGCCGTGTTCGGGCAGCGGACGCAGTTGTGGTGGGACCTGCCCGCCCGGGAGTCGTTCGAGATCCTGCGCGACATCTACGGGGTGCCCGAAGGGCAGTTCCGGGAGCGGATGGAGGAGTTCGACGGGCTGCTCGAACTCTCCGAGTTCTGGGACACCCGCGTCCGGCATCTGTCCCTCGGGCAGCGAGTGCGCTGCGACCTCGCCGCCTCGCTGCTGCACGATCCACCCGTCGTCTTCCTCGACGAACCCACCATCGGCATGGACGTGGTGGTGAAGGAGCAGGTACGGCGGTTCCTGCGGCACCAGGTCGAGGAGCGCGACCGTACCGTCCTGCTCACCACGCACGACATGACCGAGGTGGAACGCCTCGCCGAGCGCGTCGTGCTCATCAACCACGGCCGGATCGTCCTCGACGGCTCCCTCCAGGAGATCCGGCGGCGCTTCGGCGGCACCTGGCAGGTCCGGGCCACACTCGCCGATCCCGCCGACGTCGAGGCCGTCGAGCAGGGGGAAGGGGGCGGCGGCCCCGTTCCGTTGCCCGGGTTCGCCGGTATCGGTGTGCTGCGGCGGGAAGGGCCGCGGGTCGTCTTCGGACCGGTCGGGGAGGACGCGCCCACCGTCCACGACGCCCTCAAGGTGATCATCGGGCGGTTCAGGGTCGCGGACCTCTCACTGGAGGAGAACGACCTGGAGGACGTCATGCGCGCCGCCTATCTCAGCGACGTACCGCCTCAGGAGGCCCAGCACCTGGCCACCACCGTCCCCTCCACCAACTCCGACTCCACCTCCACCCCCCAGGGCGGCTGA
- a CDS encoding formylglycine-generating enzyme family protein translates to MWAQEIVAGRPAWRHTPSGVVFRAVPGGTFLMGLSDAELDAVRAIEQSDEADDDLEAFFAGAVQARPVREVRVEPFLIARHPLTVAQARHWLPEYEDSFAEADSNTARFEDDLDDLLGVLPFRLPSEAEWEYAARAGTTTLTFRGDGKPDENDILDDFADDERTAAAENAFGLAAMGSANEICADVWIPHYKDAPADARPRTGDGPRVVRGGGGDLSPWQGCDEWLLLLSATRDETQDFTAVRPAAPMPTR, encoded by the coding sequence ATGTGGGCTCAAGAGATCGTGGCCGGTCGACCGGCGTGGCGGCACACCCCGTCCGGAGTGGTCTTCCGGGCTGTCCCCGGTGGGACGTTCCTGATGGGCCTGTCGGACGCGGAACTGGACGCGGTGCGTGCCATTGAGCAGTCCGACGAGGCCGATGACGACCTCGAAGCGTTCTTCGCCGGTGCCGTCCAGGCCCGGCCGGTACGAGAAGTGCGGGTCGAGCCGTTCTTGATCGCCCGACATCCGCTCACGGTGGCGCAAGCACGGCACTGGCTGCCCGAGTACGAGGACAGCTTCGCCGAAGCGGACTCGAACACGGCCCGCTTCGAGGACGACCTGGACGACCTGCTCGGGGTGTTGCCCTTCCGGCTGCCCAGCGAGGCGGAGTGGGAGTACGCGGCCCGGGCAGGGACGACCACTCTGACCTTCCGCGGGGACGGGAAGCCGGACGAGAACGACATACTCGACGACTTCGCCGACGACGAGCGCACCGCGGCGGCTGAGAACGCCTTCGGGCTGGCGGCGATGGGATCGGCGAACGAGATCTGCGCGGACGTGTGGATCCCGCACTACAAGGACGCGCCGGCCGACGCCCGCCCCCGCACCGGCGACGGACCGCGGGTGGTGCGCGGAGGCGGCGGCGACCTCTCTCCATGGCAGGGCTGCGACGAGTGGCTCCTGTTGCTCTCCGCCACCCGCGACGAGACCCAGGACTTCACCGCGGTCCGCCCGGCCGCGCCCATGCCAACCAGGTAG
- a CDS encoding DUF6959 family protein: MERIEAERIEAELFTDGGNDAVVRLPGRRFPGVLVQGDSLRILRSDVAEVAEACERGDVDEARDVAGLLLANLDALLARYEAALSDHGIPRPY, encoded by the coding sequence ATGGAGCGCATTGAGGCGGAGCGTATTGAGGCCGAGCTGTTCACAGATGGTGGCAACGACGCCGTGGTGCGCCTGCCCGGCAGACGGTTCCCCGGGGTCCTGGTGCAGGGCGACTCTCTTCGCATCCTCCGCAGCGACGTGGCCGAGGTGGCGGAGGCATGCGAGCGAGGCGACGTGGACGAAGCCCGGGACGTCGCCGGCCTCCTTCTGGCGAACCTGGACGCTCTGCTCGCGCGGTACGAGGCAGCGTTGAGCGACCACGGGATTCCGCGGCCGTACTGA
- a CDS encoding DNA-directed RNA polymerase subunit alpha, producing the protein MLIAQRPSLTEEVVDEFRSRFVIEPLEPGFGYTLGNSLRRTLLSSIPGAAVTSIRVDGVLHEFTTVPGVKEDVTDLILNIKQLVVSSEHDEPVVMYLRKQGPGLVTAADIAPPAGVEVHNPDLVLATLNGKGKLEMELTVERGRGYVSAVQNKQVGQEIGRIPVDSIYSPVLKVTYKVEATRVEQRTDFDKLIVDVETKQAMRPRDAMASAGKTLVELFGLARELNVDAEGIDMGPSPTDAALAADLALPIEELELTVRSYNCLKREGVHFVGELLARSEADLLDIRNFGAKSIDEVKAKLAGMGLALKDSPPGFDPTTAADAFGADDNGDAGFMETERY; encoded by the coding sequence GTGCTGATCGCTCAGCGTCCCTCGTTGACCGAAGAGGTCGTCGACGAGTTCCGCTCCCGGTTCGTGATCGAGCCGCTGGAGCCGGGCTTCGGCTACACCCTCGGCAACTCCCTGCGTCGTACGCTCCTGTCGTCGATCCCCGGTGCGGCTGTCACCAGCATCCGCGTCGACGGTGTCCTGCACGAGTTCACCACCGTGCCGGGTGTCAAGGAGGACGTCACCGACCTGATCCTCAACATCAAGCAGCTGGTCGTCTCCTCGGAGCACGACGAGCCGGTCGTGATGTACCTGCGCAAGCAGGGTCCGGGTCTGGTCACCGCCGCCGACATCGCGCCGCCGGCCGGTGTCGAGGTGCACAACCCCGACCTGGTCCTGGCCACGCTCAACGGCAAGGGCAAGCTGGAGATGGAGCTGACGGTCGAGCGTGGCCGCGGTTATGTCTCCGCCGTGCAGAACAAGCAGGTCGGTCAGGAGATCGGGCGTATCCCGGTCGACTCGATCTACTCGCCGGTGCTGAAGGTCACGTACAAGGTCGAGGCCACGCGTGTCGAGCAGCGCACCGACTTCGACAAGCTGATCGTCGACGTCGAGACCAAGCAGGCGATGCGTCCGCGTGACGCCATGGCGTCGGCCGGTAAGACGCTGGTCGAGCTGTTCGGTCTCGCCCGCGAGCTGAACGTCGACGCCGAGGGCATCGACATGGGCCCGTCCCCCACGGACGCCGCCCTCGCCGCCGACCTGGCGCTGCCGATCGAGGAGCTGGAGCTCACGGTCCGCTCCTACAACTGCCTCAAGCGTGAGGGCGTCCACTTCGTGGGTGAGCTTCTGGCGCGTTCCGAGGCGGACCTGCTCGACATCCGCAACTTCGGTGCGAAGTCGATCGACGAGGTCAAGGCGAAGCTGGCCGGCATGGGCCTGGCCCTCAAGGACAGCCCGCCCGGGTTCGACCCGACCACCGCGGCGGACGCGTTCGGCGCGGACGACAACGGGGACGCGGGCTTCATGGAGACCGAGCGCTACTGA
- a CDS encoding cold-shock protein, whose product MATGTVKWFNAEKGFGFIEQDGGGADVFAHYSNIATQGFRELLEGQKVSFDIAQGQKGPTAENIVPA is encoded by the coding sequence ATGGCTACTGGCACCGTGAAGTGGTTCAACGCGGAAAAGGGCTTCGGCTTCATCGAGCAGGACGGCGGCGGCGCCGACGTCTTCGCCCACTACTCGAACATCGCCACCCAGGGCTTCCGTGAGCTGCTGGAAGGCCAGAAGGTGTCCTTCGACATCGCGCAGGGCCAGAAGGGCCCGACGGCCGAGAACATCGTTCCCGCCTGA
- a CDS encoding helix-turn-helix domain-containing protein: MAADTPLSNRLEDDDYPAYTMGRAAEMLGTTPAFLRAIGEARLITPLRSEGGHRRYSRYQLRIAARARELVDRGTPIEAACRIIILEDQLEEAQRINAEYRRVASEASESSGPASS, from the coding sequence ATGGCAGCAGATACCCCACTGAGTAATCGTCTGGAAGACGACGACTACCCCGCGTACACCATGGGCCGGGCCGCCGAGATGCTCGGCACCACGCCGGCCTTCCTCCGAGCCATCGGTGAGGCTCGTCTGATCACTCCGCTGCGCTCGGAGGGCGGACATCGCCGGTACTCCCGCTACCAACTGCGGATCGCCGCTCGCGCCCGCGAGCTCGTCGACCGGGGAACCCCGATCGAGGCCGCGTGCCGCATCATCATCCTCGAGGACCAGCTCGAGGAGGCTCAGCGCATCAACGCCGAGTACCGTCGGGTCGCGAGCGAAGCGTCCGAGAGTTCGGGCCCCGCATCGAGCTGA
- a CDS encoding Clp protease N-terminal domain-containing protein: METIKEPDWNTVGILGAARGAQSGSGGALGTEHLLAGITTSKGPAREALASEGATKTALLAVLRHRQDRDGAWSATDDAEESVDARKVLGDDDSRSDRFTGAAARALTKAMGDAEREGEAKFGAPHLLRALLDEDNRAVELLGACGITPQAVRARLDGTADSATDALPPLLHATRDRLLGRDHYRHLPFWKRWLVKRSGINWASRPARWVSLETYEQAQRLGAAAIGTEHVLLAILATHEVARRHPHLATENAPTPDLRYTGGERLTRLGLDYTSVHKALTDGRVHLLPDPHPLTHYLDRATPPAPTSTDDFPPDPGTGPLVESLLNEQTRAHQLITTLTTPPTT; this comes from the coding sequence ATGGAAACGATCAAGGAGCCCGACTGGAACACCGTGGGCATCCTGGGGGCGGCCCGGGGCGCCCAGTCGGGCAGCGGGGGCGCCCTCGGCACCGAGCACCTGCTCGCCGGCATCACCACGTCCAAGGGCCCCGCGCGCGAGGCACTCGCGAGCGAGGGCGCGACCAAGACGGCCCTGCTGGCGGTGCTACGGCACCGGCAGGACCGGGACGGCGCGTGGAGCGCGACCGACGACGCGGAGGAAAGCGTCGACGCGCGGAAGGTGCTGGGCGACGACGACAGCCGGAGCGACCGTTTCACGGGCGCCGCGGCCAGGGCGCTCACCAAGGCGATGGGCGACGCGGAACGGGAGGGCGAGGCGAAGTTCGGCGCACCGCACCTGCTGCGCGCCCTGCTGGACGAGGACAACCGCGCGGTGGAACTGCTGGGCGCCTGCGGCATCACACCACAAGCCGTACGAGCCCGCCTCGACGGTACGGCCGACAGCGCGACGGACGCTCTGCCCCCGCTCCTGCACGCCACCCGCGACAGACTCCTCGGCCGTGACCACTACCGCCACCTGCCCTTCTGGAAGCGGTGGCTGGTCAAACGCTCCGGCATCAACTGGGCGTCGCGCCCCGCGCGTTGGGTGAGCCTGGAGACCTACGAGCAGGCACAGCGCCTGGGCGCGGCCGCGATCGGTACGGAACACGTCCTCCTGGCGATCCTCGCCACGCACGAGGTCGCACGACGGCACCCGCATCTCGCGACGGAGAACGCCCCCACGCCGGACCTCCGCTACACGGGCGGCGAACGCCTGACCCGCCTCGGCCTCGACTACACCTCGGTCCACAAGGCCCTGACCGACGGCCGCGTCCACCTGCTCCCCGACCCGCACCCGCTCACCCACTACCTGGACCGGGCCACACCCCCAGCCCCCACCTCCACCGACGACTTCCCGCCGGACCCGGGCACGGGCCCGTTGGTCGAGTCCCTCCTGAACGAACAAACCCGAGCCCACCAGCTGATCACGACCCTGACCACGCCCCCCACCACCTGA
- a CDS encoding zinc-ribbon domain-containing protein, whose translation MFIIFGTKGYLYQLAILTLVCGQCGNPAAHTLRKRVTKFTLFFVPLIPISTKYQTQCTFCGAEQKVSAEQAERLQEQSAGAHGGQSYGQPQQQQPYQS comes from the coding sequence ATGTTCATCATCTTCGGCACCAAGGGATACCTGTACCAGCTCGCGATACTGACGCTCGTGTGCGGACAGTGCGGTAACCCCGCCGCGCACACGCTCAGGAAGCGAGTCACGAAGTTCACGCTGTTCTTCGTGCCGCTCATCCCGATCTCGACGAAGTACCAGACGCAGTGCACCTTCTGCGGCGCCGAGCAGAAGGTCAGCGCCGAGCAGGCCGAGCGGCTCCAGGAGCAGAGCGCCGGCGCGCACGGCGGCCAGTCGTACGGCCAGCCTCAACAGCAGCAGCCGTACCAGTCGTGA
- a CDS encoding ArnT family glycosyltransferase, which produces MNEKNAATLAPPRHRADTPSPAAGAAGARGGLAVRGRRLFTGAPEDPRWARPALWAILVLATALYAWNLSSVTGNSFYNAAVYSGTKSWKAFFFGALDAGSFITVDKPPFALWVMGLSARLFGYGTWQMLLPMVAVGVGSVALLYRMVKRDFGAVAGTIAALALTLTPITVALTRDTNPDPILVFLMLLGAAALMKAVRTGRPMPLVWSGVAIGFAFHTKMMQAYVVLPAFFLVYLWAANTSLGRRIRNLAVGTVALVVSSAWWMVVVDLIPASSRPYIGGSTDNTVWDLVIGYNGFGRIFGASASAGSQGNGASFGGEASVYRMFNEIMGGQISWLIPFAIVALVGGLVLRGRAPRTDAKRAALLLWGGWFVLHYLTFALAEGTFHPYYVTAMAPGVAALAGAGGVMLYGAFKEGSVARWGWVLPLAVAASAVWAVVLLQRVSGSGTVYTVAQVVAGVAGAVAVIGLLVGRFMRRRELIGLASIAAVVALLAGPAAYSVSAATTSSSNGTNPTAGPSTGGGMGGGGGMGGGQRPSGSAPTGNAPSGDAPSGSTGSRAGGRGGGMGGGTQVSSEMITYLKKNQDGATWLVAVATDQTASSIILESGEPVISMGGWSGSDEAMTLAKLKALVKAGKLHYVVVGDSGRGGSGSAASEIAEWVKENGSAVSDYSDSGLYRLDASDVS; this is translated from the coding sequence ATGAACGAAAAGAACGCGGCGACCCTCGCCCCGCCGAGGCATCGGGCCGACACTCCTTCACCCGCCGCCGGGGCCGCCGGGGCCCGTGGCGGGCTCGCCGTCCGAGGTCGGCGGCTGTTCACCGGAGCGCCGGAGGACCCGCGCTGGGCGCGCCCGGCCCTGTGGGCGATCCTCGTCCTGGCCACGGCGCTGTACGCCTGGAACCTGTCCTCCGTCACCGGCAACAGCTTCTACAACGCGGCCGTCTACAGCGGCACCAAGAGCTGGAAGGCGTTCTTCTTCGGCGCCCTGGACGCGGGCAGCTTCATCACCGTCGACAAGCCGCCGTTCGCGCTGTGGGTGATGGGCCTGTCGGCCCGGCTCTTCGGCTACGGCACCTGGCAGATGCTGCTGCCGATGGTCGCGGTCGGCGTCGGCTCGGTGGCGCTGTTGTACCGGATGGTCAAGCGTGACTTCGGGGCCGTCGCGGGCACGATCGCCGCGCTCGCGCTCACCCTGACCCCCATCACGGTCGCCCTCACCCGGGACACCAACCCGGACCCGATCCTCGTCTTCCTGATGCTGCTGGGCGCGGCGGCGCTGATGAAGGCCGTCCGCACGGGGCGTCCGATGCCCCTCGTCTGGTCCGGCGTCGCGATCGGCTTCGCCTTCCACACGAAGATGATGCAGGCGTACGTCGTCCTGCCGGCGTTCTTCCTGGTCTACCTGTGGGCGGCGAATACCTCGCTCGGCCGCCGTATCCGCAACCTGGCCGTCGGCACGGTCGCGCTGGTCGTGTCGAGCGCCTGGTGGATGGTGGTCGTGGATCTGATCCCCGCCTCCTCCCGGCCTTACATCGGCGGCTCGACCGACAACACGGTCTGGGACCTGGTCATCGGCTACAACGGCTTCGGCCGGATCTTCGGCGCCAGTGCGTCGGCGGGCTCGCAGGGAAACGGGGCGAGCTTCGGCGGCGAGGCGAGCGTCTACCGGATGTTCAACGAGATCATGGGCGGCCAGATCTCCTGGCTGATCCCGTTCGCGATCGTCGCGCTGGTGGGCGGTCTGGTGCTGCGGGGCCGGGCCCCTCGTACCGACGCCAAGCGCGCGGCTCTGCTGCTCTGGGGTGGCTGGTTCGTCCTGCACTACCTGACGTTCGCGCTCGCGGAGGGCACGTTCCACCCGTACTACGTCACCGCCATGGCGCCCGGTGTCGCGGCGCTGGCCGGGGCGGGTGGGGTGATGCTGTACGGCGCCTTCAAGGAGGGGTCGGTCGCGCGCTGGGGGTGGGTGCTGCCGCTGGCGGTCGCGGCGAGCGCGGTCTGGGCGGTCGTGCTGCTGCAGCGGGTCTCCGGTTCCGGAACGGTCTATACGGTCGCCCAGGTGGTGGCCGGTGTCGCCGGTGCGGTCGCCGTGATCGGGCTGCTCGTCGGACGGTTCATGCGGCGCCGCGAGCTGATCGGGCTGGCGTCGATCGCGGCGGTGGTCGCGCTGCTGGCGGGGCCCGCCGCGTATTCGGTCTCCGCGGCCACCACTTCCTCGTCCAACGGCACCAATCCGACGGCCGGTCCCAGCACCGGGGGTGGGATGGGCGGGGGCGGCGGCATGGGCGGAGGCCAGCGCCCGAGCGGAAGCGCTCCGACGGGCAACGCGCCCAGCGGCGACGCCCCGAGCGGCTCGACCGGCAGTCGGGCGGGCGGCCGTGGCGGCGGCATGGGCGGCGGCACCCAGGTCTCCTCCGAGATGATCACGTACCTGAAGAAGAACCAGGACGGCGCGACCTGGCTGGTGGCGGTGGCCACCGACCAGACGGCCTCCTCGATCATCCTGGAGTCGGGCGAGCCGGTGATCTCCATGGGCGGCTGGTCCGGCAGCGACGAGGCGATGACCCTCGCCAAGCTGAAGGCGCTGGTGAAGGCCGGCAAGCTCCACTACGTCGTCGTCGGCGACAGCGGCCGGGGCGGGAGCGGCAGTGCCGCCTCCGAGATCGCCGAGTGGGTCAAGGAGAACGGCAGCGCCGTGAGCGACTACAGCGACAGCGGGCTGTACCGCCTGGACGCGTCGGACGTGAGCTGA
- a CDS encoding alpha/beta hydrolase family protein produces the protein MRLRGRGCVAAGLVSVLVWVLMALAGCAGGEREGAAPTRTREGAAPTRAETSEASPTPVNPVSIPGLIARPHTGSDLRLGAVLARTAAYTSHAVTYEADGLTISGIMNVPEGEGPFPALVLAHGYIDPAVYTTGRGLAREQDLLAREGYVVLHTDYRNHAGSDDDPDNDVNLRLGYTEDVIGAALALRDSGRPEIDGDRIGLLGRSMGGGVVYNTLVVAPGLFDAAVVFAPVSSRPAENIDHFQRPDGDPVVAEIEAAHGTPASNPTFWREVSPLTYVDRVTEPLLIHHGTADATCPLAWSERTAAEFEAAGKDVRLIKYPGEGHTFAPQWPTSMRHTVAFFDTHLR, from the coding sequence ATGCGGTTGCGAGGCCGGGGGTGTGTCGCCGCCGGGCTGGTGTCGGTGCTGGTGTGGGTGCTGATGGCGCTGGCCGGCTGTGCCGGAGGGGAGCGCGAGGGCGCCGCCCCGACCCGTACGCGCGAGGGCGCCGCCCCGACCCGTGCAGAGACGTCGGAGGCGTCCCCCACCCCCGTGAACCCGGTCTCGATCCCGGGCCTGATCGCCCGCCCGCACACCGGCTCCGACCTGCGTCTGGGCGCCGTGCTGGCCCGTACCGCCGCGTACACCAGCCACGCGGTGACGTACGAGGCCGACGGTCTGACCATCTCGGGGATCATGAACGTCCCCGAGGGCGAGGGGCCCTTCCCGGCGCTGGTGCTGGCGCACGGATACATCGACCCCGCCGTCTACACCACGGGGCGCGGGCTGGCCCGGGAGCAGGATCTGCTGGCCCGCGAGGGCTACGTCGTCCTGCACACCGACTACCGCAATCACGCGGGCTCCGACGACGACCCCGACAACGATGTGAACCTCCGCCTCGGCTACACCGAGGACGTCATCGGCGCGGCCCTGGCGCTGCGCGACTCCGGGCGCCCGGAGATCGACGGTGACCGGATCGGTCTGCTGGGGCGGTCGATGGGCGGCGGGGTCGTCTACAACACGCTGGTGGTGGCGCCGGGGCTGTTCGACGCGGCCGTGGTCTTCGCCCCGGTGAGCTCCCGCCCCGCCGAGAACATCGACCACTTCCAGCGACCCGACGGCGACCCGGTCGTCGCGGAGATCGAGGCCGCGCACGGCACCCCCGCCTCGAACCCGACCTTCTGGCGGGAGGTCTCGCCCCTCACCTACGTCGACCGCGTCACCGAGCCGCTCCTCATCCACCACGGCACCGCCGACGCGACCTGCCCCCTCGCCTGGTCGGAACGGACCGCGGCCGAGTTCGAGGCGGCCGGCAAGGACGTCCGCCTGATCAAGTACCCCGGCGAGGGCCACACGTTCGCCCCCCAGTGGCCCACGTCCATGCGCCACACCGTGGCCTTCTTCGACACACACCTCCGCTGA